The Ciconia boyciana chromosome 31, ASM3463844v1, whole genome shotgun sequence genomic interval GGTGCGGGGGAGCCGGGAGCGGGGGTCGGGACCGGGAGGGACTCTGGTatcgggggaggggggctgggaCTGGGGAGCAGGCACAGGGGCCGGGACTGCGGGATACCGGGACCAGGGGTCAGTACCGGGGGAGCAGGGACTGGGGAGCCGGTACCGGGGTGAAGCCggtgggggggacacccagTACGGGGGACTGGGGGGAGCTGGTGCGGGAGGATTCAGTACCGGCGAGCGGGGGGAGCCAGTaccggggaggagggggctgtaCCGGGCTGTGGGGCCCAGTTACCGGCAGGGGGATGGGTGCACCGGGCTGGCACCAGGAAGCCAGAAAACCGGTACCGGGGGACCAGACTGGGACTGGGAAAGGCACTGGGGAGTGGGACCCATCGGTGGCACCGGGCTGCCCCTGGGGCTCTGTCCCCGTCACCAGTGACCCCGGCACCAGCTGGGCCCAGCACCCGTCACTGGTGTCCCGGCatccctggggtgtccccagtACTGGGTGGGGGACACCACCACCCCAGGGTGACCCTCTTGGGTGCTGCCTGCTCAACCCCCTCTCTCCTCACACTGCAGACGGCACCTGGGAGGACACTGGCAGCACCAAAACGGCACCAGGGTGCTGGGACGGGATGGACACCGGCAGCGCCGATTTGGGGCCACGATGCCAGGCTGGGGCAGATGCCGGCAGCACCCAATCGATGCCAGCGTGCCAGGATGGTGAGAACACCGGCAGCACCGATTCGAGGCCACCGTGCCAACACCTGGCAGACGCCACCAGTGCCAAAGTGAAACCAGGCAGCCAGGACAGGGCAGGCACCGGCAGTGCCAAAACAATGCTGCAGTGTTGGGACAGGGCTGATGCCGGCAGTGCCGATTCTGGGCCCCGATGCCAGGGTGAAGAGAGTGCTGACAGTGCCAAATCTGCATGCCAGGACAGGGCAGACACCGGCAGTGCCGATTTTGGGACACACCACCAGAACCAGGCAGACACCAGCAGCTCCAAACCAATGCCGGGGTGCCGGGACGAGGCAGCCACCAGTAGCGCCGATTCGGGGACACGATGCCAGGACACGGCAGATGCCAGCAGCGCCGAATCGGCCCCACAGCACCAGCACGAGGAGGATGCTGCCAAGCCGAGCTGGCATGACGGTGAGGCCACCGGCGAGGCCATGGCAGCGGCTGCCCGACCCTTTCGGTGCGGGGCGTGCGGGAAGCGGTTTGGGGCGAGCGCCACGCTGATGCGGCACCAGGCACTGCACGGGGCCGAGCGCCCCTTCACCTGCGCCGAGTGCGGCCGTGGCTTCTGCGACCGGGCGGCGCTGGCCACGCACCGGCGAGGGCACACGGGCGAGCGTCCCTTCATCTGCGCCGAGTGCGGCAAAGCCTTtgccggcagcgcggggctgcTGGTGCACCAACGGGCACACACGGGCGAGCGTCCCTTTGCCTGCGCTGAGTGCGGGCAGCGCTTCCGGCAGAGCGCCCACCTTGCCCAACACCGCCAGGGCACCCACGGCACAGGGCGCCCGCACCCCTGCCCGCAGTGTGGCAAAGCCTTCGCCCTCCGCTCCACGCTGGCCCGGCACGCTCAGACCCACACCGGTGAGCGGCCCCACGCCTGCGGTGACTGCGGGCGCCGTTTCCGCCAGCGGGCTCACCTGGCCCGGCACCGTCTGGCACACACGGGTGAGCGGCCTTTCCCTTGCGGTGAGTGCGGCAAAGCCTTCGCCCTCAGCGCTACGCTGCTGCGGCACCAGCTGGTGCACACCGGCGAGCGCCCGCACCGCTGCCCCGACTGTCCCCGTGCCTACACCCAAAGTGCCTACCTGGCCCAGCACCGCCGCAGCGCCCACGCCGGCCAACGGCCCCACGCCTGCCCCGAATGCCCACGGGCTTTCTCCGACCGCGCCAACCTCCTGCGGCATCGCCGGGGCCATGCCGGTGTCCGGCCCCATGCCTGCGGGCAGTGCGGGCGACGCTTTGCCCAGCGGGCGCATCTCCGGGCACATGCTGGCACCCACGGCGGGCAGCGGCCCTTTGCCTGCGGGCAGTGCGGGCAGCGATTTGGGCGACGGGCAGCGCTGGCGGCTCACGGGCGGGTGCACGGCGGGCAGCGGCCCTTTGCCTGCGGGCAGTGCGGGCAGCGCTTCGCCCAGCGAGCCAGCCTGGTAGAGCACGGCCGGCGGCACACAGGCGAGCGTCCCCACcgctgtccccagtgtcaccgcAGTTTCCGGCATCGCTCGGCACTGCTGCGGCACCGACGAGCGCATGCCGGCGAGCGCCCCTTCCCCTGCGCCCACTGCGGCCGCCGCTACAGCCGCAGCTCCAacctcctcctgcaccagcGAGTCCACGCACCCGActagcacccatgggtgccgcTGCGGGGTGTTCATACAGCGTTACGGGGTGCCAACGAACACCACGCCATGGCTTTTGCCGCGCCTGGGTGGGGTGACCGGCGGTGTCACCCCGGAGCGAGGTGCATCGTGCCCTGGGCCAGCCCCCAGCCTCGAAGTCTTTATCACCACAGGACGAGCACTGCCCggttaattttaaataataataataataataataataataataataataataataataataataaattacagccgggttcattttaaataataataataattaaaaaaaaaaaaaaagaaaatatacagcagtcacttcccctcctccccagcggGGCACGGCCGGGCCTTGGAGGGGGGATTTGGGCCAGTGCAACAGTGCaggaggggggggaaatgggggtcCCTGGAGCCCCCCGCGTCACCCAGCCTGGGGACGGCGATGGGGACAAGGTGGGACAAGTGGGAAAGTGCCGCGGGGCCGAGCCCCGGCCGGGGAAGCGGCCGCAGAAAGGGGGGGTCGGTAGGGGACACCCCCGGGGAACGGAGGTAGTGCCGGCTCTTGGGCTCCTTCGGTAACGTTTGGGGTCAGGtgtggggtgcagaggggtcCCGGGCTGGGCTCAGGCGGTGCCGCaggctcttctcctcctcctgaggAGAGATGGGACAtgttggggacactgggacagggacactgcAGCGCCCACGGGCTCCAGGCTGTCCCCGagcctgcagggagctggggacacatgggggacactgggacagggacactgcagcacccaggggcTCCAGGCTGTCCCTGAGCCCGCAGGGATCTGGGGGACAcgtgggggacactgggacagggacactgcAGCGCCCACGGGCTCCAGGCTGTCCCCGagcctgcagggagctgggggacacgtgggggacacggggacagggacactgcaGCAGCCATGGGCTCCAGGCTGTCCCCAAGCCTacagggagctgggggacaCGTGGGGGACAtgtgggggacactgggacagggacactgcagcacccaggggctccaggctgtccccaagcctgcagggagctgggggacacgtgggggacactgggacagggacactgcAGCGCCCAGGGGCTCCAGGCTGTCCCCGagcctgcagggagctgggggacacgtgggggacacgtgggggacactgggacagggacactgcAGCAGCCGTGGGCTCCAGGCTGTCCCCGAGCccgcagggagctgggggacaCGTGGGGGACAtgtgggggacactgggacagggacactgcagcacccaggggcTCCAGGCTGTCCCCGAGCCCATTTTGCAGGGTGTCCATGGCCAGGAGCAGGATCTGCCCCAGGAACACCCCACACGTGGGATCGGGGCACCCTTGGGAGCCCCCGGACCCAGGGACACCCCATTTCAAAGGCTCTCCGCGGCCGCGGGGCACTCACAGCCTCCAAGGCGCCGGCGCCGGCCCACTCGGAAGGGGCGAAGGTGTCCTCCTCGCCCCGCGCTGGCTCCGGCCCCTCGTCCTCGTACTCGGTGAGGTAGTCGGACTCCTCTGGGGGAGCACGAGGCGGGGGGCACGGTCAGGGTCCGGATCCGGATCCAGCCCCGCACCCCGGACCCCCGCCTGCCCGCCAGCTCACCGTCTGCGTATCCGTCGGATAAGTACGGCTTGGCGGGCTCGATGCGGGAGACGATCTCCGCCAGGTCGGTGAAGCCGGCGCTGGGGCACGTGAGCACCtaggggaggaaagggggggggggccccgAGCAGCCCCCCACCATGTGCGAGAGGGGTGAGGATG includes:
- the LOC140645135 gene encoding uncharacterized protein, whose protein sequence is MDGTWEDTGSTKTAPGCWDGMDTGSADLGPRCQAGADAGSTQSMPACQDGENTGSTDSRPPCQHLADATSAKVKPGSQDRAGTGSAKTMLQCWDRADAGSADSGPRCQGEESADSAKSACQDRADTGSADFGTHHQNQADTSSSKPMPGCRDEAATSSADSGTRCQDTADASSAESAPQHQHEEDAAKPSWHDGEATGEAMAAAARPFRCGACGKRFGASATLMRHQALHGAERPFTCAECGRGFCDRAALATHRRGHTGERPFICAECGKAFAGSAGLLVHQRAHTGERPFACAECGQRFRQSAHLAQHRQGTHGTGRPHPCPQCGKAFALRSTLARHAQTHTGERPHACGDCGRRFRQRAHLARHRLAHTGERPFPCGECGKAFALSATLLRHQLVHTGERPHRCPDCPRAYTQSAYLAQHRRSAHAGQRPHACPECPRAFSDRANLLRHRRGHAGVRPHACGQCGRRFAQRAHLRAHAGTHGGQRPFACGQCGQRFGRRAALAAHGRVHGGQRPFACGQCGQRFAQRASLVEHGRRHTGERPHRCPQCHRSFRHRSALLRHRRAHAGERPFPCAHCGRRYSRSSNLLLHQRVHAPD